The following nucleotide sequence is from Chloroflexota bacterium.
CGGGATTAAAAGTGATCGAATTGCTAGCCGAACTCAATGTGGCGGGCAAGACCGTCATCTACGTCACCCACGAAGAGCGTTTGACCTCTCGCGCTCGGCGCATTGTGTTTATGCGCGATGGGAGGATCGTAGGCGAGCAGTCTGATCCGGCAAGCCAGCCTTGCGCGAACCGTCGTTTCGGGTATAATATCGAGGAGATTTGACCAACCATCGCAGGAGGCTATATGTCCAAACGCATCGTCGTTGCCCTGATGCTTACATTGACATTAATGGCATCTTGTAAGCCATCACCAACCCCACTACCCACATCCACTGCTGTCAATATGGCATCTACTCCAACAGTTGCACCGCTGACCATGCCAACTACTGGCCCTCAACCCACCTCCACCCCGACTGAACTCCCTACTGCCACCGCCATACCACCTGACGTCATCGCCATCGTCAATGGTGTGCCTATCCTGCGGTCGAGGTTCGATGCCCAAGTCGCTCAGGCGCAGGCTTACTTTCAACAGCAAGGCCTCGATCCAACGAGTGAGGAGGGAAAGGCGGTCCTCCTGCAACTGCGTTATCAAATTCTAGATTGGATGATTGACCAGGAGTTAATTGCGCAGGCAGCCAGGCACGCGGGGATCAATATCACGGATGAGGAGGTGGATGCAGAAATAAACAAGATCATCTCCAGTTCTAGCGCTGGAGATGAGGCGGCATTTGACGCTTGGCTGACAGAGAACGGCCTTACCCGTGATGGTTTCCGCGAGCAATTGCGCTCCGAACTACTCAGCGCAGCGTTACAAACCAGAGTGGTGGCCGGTCTACCGACCACTGCCGAACAGGTACATGCCCGTCATATTCTAGTGAACTCAGAAGAACAGGCTATGGAAGTGCTCCAGAAACTACTTTCGGGCGAGTCCTTCGCTTCTCTTGCCGCTCAATATTCGCAAGACCGTAGCACCCGCGAAGATGGCGGTGACCTGGGCTTCTTTCCCCGAGGAGTGATGGAACCGAACTTCGAGGCGGTGGCATTCACCCTCCAGCCTGGACAAATCAGCGGCATCGTCCAGACCCCCTTTGGCTATCACATCATTGAGGTGTTGGAGCGAGATCCGGACCGACCCATCCCCGAGGATATGTTGGTCACGATGCAACAGACAGCCTTTGTTCACTGGTTGGAATCGGAGCGGAGCAAGGCAGATATCTGGAAGGCCCAACTTGAGTAGAAGAGGGTCTGGGATGACAAAATTAGCCATTACTGGGAAGGGAGGGGTCGGCAAAACGACCTTGGCCGCACTACTGGCCTATCTGTACGCCGAAGAGGGACGTACAGTTATCGCCATTGATGCAGATCCCGATGCGAATCTGGCCTCTGCTTTGGG
It contains:
- a CDS encoding peptidylprolyl isomerase, coding for MSKRIVVALMLTLTLMASCKPSPTPLPTSTAVNMASTPTVAPLTMPTTGPQPTSTPTELPTATAIPPDVIAIVNGVPILRSRFDAQVAQAQAYFQQQGLDPTSEEGKAVLLQLRYQILDWMIDQELIAQAARHAGINITDEEVDAEINKIISSSSAGDEAAFDAWLTENGLTRDGFREQLRSELLSAALQTRVVAGLPTTAEQVHARHILVNSEEQAMEVLQKLLSGESFASLAAQYSQDRSTREDGGDLGFFPRGVMEPNFEAVAFTLQPGQISGIVQTPFGYHIIEVLERDPDRPIPEDMLVTMQQTAFVHWLESERSKADIWKAQLE